TATCTGAAGCGGGAGAAGACCGCGTGAGCGGAACGGTCGAGGCGAGGCTGGCCGAGCTGGGGCTGACCCTGCCCGACGTGGTCCCGCCGCTGGCCGCCTATCAGCCGGCCGTCGCCTCGGGCCCGTATGTGTACACGGCCGGCCAGCTGCCGATGGTGGACGGGAAGCTCCCGGTCACCGGCAAGGTGGGCGCCGAGGTCACCGCGGAGGAGGCCAAGGAGCTGGCCCGCGTCTGCGCGCTGAACGCCCTGGCCGCCGTGAAGTCCGTCGCCGGTGATCTGGACCGGATCGCACGAGTGGTGAAGGTCGTCGGTTTTGTGGCCTCCGCGTCGGACTTCACCGGACAGCCCGGGGTGCTCAACGGCGCCAGCGAGCTGCTCGGCGAGGTGCTGGGGGACAAGGGTGTCCACGCGCGCAGCGCGGTGGGTGTCGCCGTGCTGCCCCTGGACGCGCCCGTCGAGGTCGAGATCCAGGTCGAGCTGGTCCAGGACTGAGGACCGCCGCACTCCGTGCCCGGCCGTCCCGCCGACGCCCGGACGCTGACCCGCCGGTCAGCCCGGTGATGGCCCTGTGCCCATCGTTCAGCCGATGGGCACAGGGCCTTTCCCTTGCGCTCCCGCCGCTTCGCCGCCGCTCCTGCGCGGCTCTTCGGCAATCGCTTGCACCTCTCTTGACGCGGAAGTGCCGACGGGTGTCCTCTGTTCATGGATAGGAACGTTTCCTATCCATCTGA
The nucleotide sequence above comes from Streptomyces clavuligerus. Encoded proteins:
- a CDS encoding RidA family protein — protein: MSGTVEARLAELGLTLPDVVPPLAAYQPAVASGPYVYTAGQLPMVDGKLPVTGKVGAEVTAEEAKELARVCALNALAAVKSVAGDLDRIARVVKVVGFVASASDFTGQPGVLNGASELLGEVLGDKGVHARSAVGVAVLPLDAPVEVEIQVELVQD